One Leifsonia shinshuensis DNA window includes the following coding sequences:
- a CDS encoding alpha/beta fold hydrolase yields MSIGERRPGLSGGDDEAARLDAVLPDIDWSVAPVGATFSTFRAPSGELAVVALGDPADPRVVLVPGATGSKEDFYLLAPILVAAGYYVQSYDLAGQYESASAGPAAGDHYTYDLLVADFVAFLREGGPAHVLGYSFAGILAELALVQHPELFRTLTLLTSPPEPGQAFRGVRVIGWLSWFLNGRQGAGLMIWGIVTNKNKVGPTRLAFVRSRFALTRRSSVDDIVGLMKHVPDVRGRIAEIGLPVLVATGDHDLWPTHLHAANAQALGARLAVYRTGHSPCETAPNQLARDMLALFRSAE; encoded by the coding sequence ATGTCGATCGGCGAGCGGCGTCCCGGGCTCTCGGGCGGAGACGACGAGGCGGCCCGTCTCGACGCGGTCCTCCCCGACATCGACTGGTCGGTCGCCCCGGTCGGCGCGACCTTCTCGACCTTCCGCGCCCCCAGCGGCGAGCTGGCCGTCGTCGCGCTCGGAGATCCGGCCGATCCGCGCGTCGTGCTGGTGCCGGGAGCCACGGGCTCCAAGGAGGACTTCTACCTCCTCGCGCCGATCCTGGTGGCGGCCGGCTACTACGTGCAGAGCTACGACCTGGCCGGCCAGTACGAGTCGGCGTCCGCCGGCCCGGCCGCGGGAGACCACTACACCTACGACCTGCTGGTCGCGGACTTCGTCGCCTTCCTGCGGGAGGGCGGTCCGGCGCACGTGCTCGGCTACTCGTTCGCCGGCATCCTCGCCGAGCTCGCGCTCGTCCAGCACCCGGAGCTGTTCCGCACCCTGACCCTGCTGACCTCGCCGCCCGAGCCCGGTCAGGCGTTCCGCGGCGTGCGGGTCATCGGCTGGCTGAGCTGGTTCCTGAACGGCCGCCAGGGCGCCGGGCTGATGATCTGGGGCATCGTGACCAACAAGAACAAGGTCGGCCCGACCCGGCTCGCGTTCGTCCGCTCCCGGTTCGCGCTCACCCGGCGCTCGAGCGTGGACGACATCGTCGGGCTGATGAAGCACGTGCCCGACGTGCGCGGGCGCATCGCGGAGATCGGCCTCCCTGTGCTGGTGGCGACGGGCGACCACGACCTGTGGCCGACCCACCTGCACGCCGCGAACGCGCAGGCCCTGGGCGCGCGGCTGGCCGTCTACCGCACCGGCCACAGCCCGTGCGAGACCGCCCCCAACCAGCTGGCCCGAGACATGCTCGCCCTGTTCCGCTCCGCCGAATAG
- a CDS encoding aspartate ammonia-lyase, producing MDEPKTHPIPVIDTVTDASENVSDVPTPSAEGRPTRVETDSLGSREIPADAYWGVHTSRALENFPIAKRPISVYPDLIVALAAVKQAAARANLEIGVLEQHKAELIDRACQLIIDGKFHDQFVVGVMQGGAGTSTNMNANEVIANIALELEGRPKGDYAYMHPIDDVNRSQSTNDTYPTAIKIALTFALGHLLDELALLRDAFAAKGREFRHILKVGRTQLQDAVPMTLGQEFHGFATTLTEDHARLTETKWLLAEINLGATAIGTGITADPGYAAAAVKHLNLITGLNLETAPDLIESTSDAGAFMSFSGSLKRSAIKLSKICNDLRLLSSGPQAGLGEINLPPRQAGSSIMPGKVNPVIPEVVNQVAFSVAGADVTVTMAAEGGQLQLNAFEPVIAHSLLQSITWMAQAFHTLRVNCVDGITANEERLGAMVGSSVGVITALTPHIGYAAAAALAKSALLTGHNVADLVVEAKLMSREEVTRLLSPARLSGLEAITTSIPIIEAEAIEKAEKARE from the coding sequence ATGGACGAACCGAAGACTCACCCCATCCCGGTCATCGACACCGTCACCGACGCGTCCGAGAACGTGTCCGACGTCCCGACCCCCAGCGCAGAAGGCCGGCCCACCCGCGTCGAGACCGACTCCCTCGGCAGCCGGGAGATCCCGGCCGACGCCTACTGGGGTGTGCACACCTCGCGAGCCCTCGAGAACTTCCCGATCGCCAAGCGGCCCATCTCGGTCTACCCCGACCTGATCGTCGCCCTCGCCGCCGTCAAGCAGGCCGCGGCGCGCGCCAACCTGGAGATCGGCGTGCTGGAGCAGCACAAGGCCGAGCTCATCGACCGGGCCTGCCAGCTCATCATCGACGGCAAGTTCCACGATCAGTTCGTGGTCGGCGTCATGCAGGGCGGCGCCGGCACCTCCACCAACATGAACGCGAACGAGGTCATCGCGAACATCGCGCTCGAGCTCGAAGGCCGTCCCAAGGGCGACTACGCGTACATGCACCCGATCGACGACGTGAACCGCAGCCAGAGCACGAACGACACGTACCCGACCGCGATCAAGATCGCGCTCACGTTCGCGCTGGGCCACCTGCTGGACGAGCTCGCGCTGCTGCGCGACGCGTTCGCCGCGAAGGGCCGCGAGTTCCGCCACATCCTCAAGGTCGGCCGCACCCAGCTGCAGGACGCCGTTCCGATGACGCTCGGCCAGGAGTTCCACGGCTTCGCCACCACCCTCACCGAGGACCACGCCCGGCTCACCGAGACCAAGTGGCTGCTCGCCGAGATCAACCTGGGCGCGACCGCGATCGGCACCGGCATCACCGCCGATCCCGGCTACGCGGCCGCGGCCGTCAAGCACCTCAACCTGATCACCGGCCTCAACCTGGAGACCGCGCCCGACCTCATCGAGTCGACCAGCGACGCCGGCGCCTTCATGTCGTTCTCCGGCTCGCTCAAGCGCAGCGCCATCAAGCTGTCGAAGATCTGCAACGACCTGCGCCTGCTCTCGTCCGGCCCGCAGGCCGGTCTCGGCGAGATCAACCTCCCGCCGCGCCAGGCCGGTTCGTCGATCATGCCGGGCAAGGTCAACCCGGTCATCCCGGAGGTCGTCAACCAGGTCGCGTTCTCCGTGGCCGGCGCCGACGTCACCGTGACCATGGCGGCCGAGGGCGGCCAGCTCCAGCTCAACGCGTTCGAGCCGGTCATCGCCCACTCGCTGCTGCAGAGCATCACCTGGATGGCGCAGGCCTTCCACACGCTGCGCGTCAACTGCGTCGACGGCATCACCGCCAACGAGGAGCGCCTCGGTGCGATGGTCGGCTCGTCGGTCGGCGTCATCACCGCGCTCACCCCGCACATCGGCTACGCCGCCGCCGCCGCGCTCGCGAAGTCCGCGCTGCTGACCGGCCACAACGTCGCCGACCTGGTGGTGGAGGCCAAGCTGATGAGCCGCGAGGAGGTCACCCGCCTGCTGTCGCCCGCGCGCCTGAGCGGTCTGGAGGCGATCACCACCTCCATCCCGATCATCGAGGCCGAGGCCATCGAGAAGGCCGAGAAGGCCCGCGAGTAA
- a CDS encoding aldehyde dehydrogenase family protein, translating to MTSESTLTPGDVAGDIPQTVGSLRATFDIGRTKPLSWRLAQLAGLRRMLTERAAEFEDALLEDLAKNPTESQIAELGFVVGEIDHMRRNLRKWLRPRRVAVPGALLPAKAQVVLEPVGVVLVIAPWNYPVQLLLAPVVGALAAGNAVVLKPSELAPATSAAMARLVPQYLDPAAVAVVEGGVEETTALLAQRWDHIFFTGNGRVGRIVAAAAAEHLTPVTLELGGKSPVYVDDSADLAAAARRIAWGKFMNAGQTCVAPDYILATKAVSERLSSELGNAVRALYGDDPADSPDYGRIVNDRQFERLAGLLGSGTTAVGGRSEAASRYLAPTVLVDVPRDSAVMGEEIFGPVLPIVAVDGLDDAIAFIRSGDKPLALYVFSERRDVRRRILTETSSGAVGFGVPAAHLAVGGLPFGGVGESGSGAYHGRRSLETFSHEKAVLSKALAPDTLQLIYPPYTEGKDRFARGLLRKLG from the coding sequence ATGACCTCCGAGTCCACGCTCACGCCCGGCGACGTCGCCGGCGACATCCCGCAGACGGTCGGCTCCCTGCGCGCCACGTTCGACATCGGCCGGACCAAGCCGCTCTCCTGGCGGCTCGCCCAGCTCGCCGGCCTCCGCCGCATGCTGACCGAACGCGCCGCCGAGTTCGAGGACGCGCTGCTGGAGGACCTGGCCAAGAACCCGACCGAGTCGCAGATCGCCGAGCTCGGCTTCGTCGTCGGCGAGATCGACCACATGCGGCGCAACCTCCGGAAATGGCTGCGCCCGCGCCGGGTCGCGGTGCCGGGCGCCCTGCTGCCCGCGAAGGCGCAGGTCGTGCTGGAGCCCGTCGGCGTCGTGCTCGTGATCGCGCCGTGGAACTATCCTGTGCAGCTGCTCCTGGCCCCCGTCGTCGGTGCGCTGGCCGCGGGGAACGCCGTCGTGCTGAAGCCCAGCGAGCTCGCGCCGGCGACCTCCGCCGCGATGGCCCGGCTCGTCCCGCAATACCTCGACCCGGCGGCCGTCGCGGTCGTGGAGGGCGGCGTCGAGGAGACCACCGCGCTGCTCGCGCAGCGCTGGGACCACATCTTCTTCACCGGCAACGGCCGCGTCGGGCGCATCGTCGCCGCAGCGGCGGCCGAGCACCTCACTCCGGTGACGCTGGAGCTCGGCGGCAAGTCGCCGGTGTACGTGGACGACTCCGCCGACCTCGCCGCCGCGGCCCGCCGGATCGCCTGGGGCAAGTTCATGAACGCGGGCCAGACCTGCGTCGCGCCGGACTACATCCTGGCGACGAAAGCGGTGTCGGAGCGGCTCTCCTCCGAACTCGGGAACGCGGTCCGCGCGCTCTACGGCGACGACCCGGCGGACAGCCCCGACTACGGCCGGATCGTGAACGACCGGCAGTTCGAGCGGCTCGCCGGGCTGCTCGGCTCGGGGACCACCGCGGTCGGCGGCCGGTCGGAGGCGGCCTCCCGCTACCTCGCGCCGACCGTGCTCGTGGACGTGCCGCGTGACTCCGCCGTCATGGGCGAGGAGATCTTCGGCCCCGTGCTGCCGATCGTCGCCGTCGACGGTCTGGACGACGCGATCGCGTTCATCCGCTCCGGCGATAAGCCGCTGGCCCTCTACGTCTTCAGCGAGCGCCGCGACGTGCGCAGGCGCATCCTCACCGAGACCAGCTCCGGAGCGGTCGGCTTCGGCGTGCCCGCCGCGCACCTCGCGGTCGGCGGACTCCCGTTCGGCGGCGTGGGGGAGAGCGGCTCGGGCGCCTACCACGGCCGCAGATCGCTGGAGACGTTCAGCCACGAGAAGGCCGTGCTGTCGAAGGCGCTCGCGCCCGACACGCTCCAGCTCATCTACCCGCCGTACACCGAGGGCAAGGACCGGTTCGCGCGCGGGCTGCTGCGCAAACTCGGCTGA
- the trmB gene encoding tRNA (guanosine(46)-N7)-methyltransferase TrmB, whose protein sequence is MEPSPLVAPHSDRPRSFVIRGRKTEAQQRAIDEFWPVYGVDFDGSPLALDTIFGRTAPRVVEIGFGNGENLLALAAQHPGKDFLGVEVHGAGVGRVLAAAHEQGLTNIRVVRHDAVEVFEQGLGPGSVDEVLIFFPDPWPKARHHRRRLVQPDVARLIVAALKPTGVLRLATDWEPYAEHMIDVLDAEPALVNTAGPGGFIPRPEDRPVTKFERRGERLGHAIFDLEYRPTV, encoded by the coding sequence ATGGAACCGTCCCCTCTCGTCGCGCCGCACAGCGACAGGCCGCGCAGCTTCGTCATCCGCGGCAGGAAGACCGAAGCCCAGCAGCGGGCGATCGACGAGTTCTGGCCGGTCTACGGCGTGGACTTCGACGGCTCACCGCTCGCCCTCGACACGATCTTCGGGCGCACGGCGCCGCGCGTGGTCGAGATCGGCTTCGGCAACGGCGAGAACCTGCTCGCGCTCGCGGCGCAGCACCCGGGGAAGGACTTCCTCGGAGTCGAGGTGCACGGCGCGGGAGTCGGCCGGGTGCTGGCGGCCGCGCACGAGCAGGGGCTGACCAACATCCGGGTCGTCCGGCACGACGCGGTGGAGGTGTTCGAGCAGGGGCTCGGCCCGGGCAGCGTGGACGAGGTGCTCATCTTCTTCCCCGACCCGTGGCCCAAGGCCCGGCACCACCGTCGCCGCCTGGTGCAGCCCGACGTCGCGCGACTGATCGTCGCCGCGCTGAAACCGACGGGCGTGCTCCGCCTCGCCACCGACTGGGAGCCGTACGCCGAGCACATGATCGACGTGCTCGACGCCGAGCCGGCGCTGGTCAACACTGCGGGGCCGGGCGGGTTCATCCCGCGACCGGAGGACCGCCCGGTGACCAAGTTCGAGCGCCGCGGCGAGCGGCTGGGACACGCGATCTTCGACCTGGAGTACCGGCCGACGGTGTAG
- a CDS encoding NCS2 family permease: protein MAYIVILNPIILSSAPDVTGHSLGFEQVGAVTALSAGVMTVLFGLVARLPFAFAAGLGINSFLAVNVVKVLTWQEAMGLVVINGLIIVLLAATGLRRLIFNAVPPQLKTAITVGIGLFIAFIGFVDSGFVRSTKAASPPVQLGEAGSIATLPTLVFLIALVIMGVLMARKVKGALLIGIVAATAVAIIIEAIFHLGSSAKNPDGWNLSVPALPTSFVSVPNLSLVGQFDLFGSFARIGGLAAIMLVFTLVFTNFFDAMGSMTGLARSAGLANEDGTFPRLQSALIVEGVGAVVGGGTSASSNTVFVESASGIGEGAKTGFASVITGVLFLLAMFFTPLTSVVPSEVAAAALVIVGALMVVQIRHIDFHEFSSTLPVFLTIIVMPLTYSIANGIGVGFISWVLVRSLSGKAREISPLLWIVAAGFLVYFARGPIETLLPH, encoded by the coding sequence ATGGCGTACATCGTCATCCTCAACCCGATCATCCTGAGCTCCGCGCCGGATGTGACGGGGCACTCGCTGGGCTTCGAGCAGGTCGGCGCCGTCACCGCGCTGAGCGCGGGTGTCATGACCGTGCTGTTCGGTCTGGTCGCCCGGCTGCCGTTCGCCTTCGCCGCGGGCCTCGGCATCAACTCGTTCCTCGCGGTGAACGTCGTCAAGGTGCTCACCTGGCAGGAGGCGATGGGCCTCGTCGTCATCAACGGTCTGATCATCGTCCTGCTCGCCGCGACCGGGCTCCGCCGCCTCATCTTCAACGCCGTCCCGCCGCAGCTGAAGACGGCCATCACGGTCGGCATCGGCCTCTTCATCGCCTTCATCGGCTTCGTCGACAGCGGTTTCGTGCGCAGCACCAAGGCGGCCTCGCCGCCCGTGCAGCTCGGCGAGGCCGGGTCCATCGCGACACTTCCCACCCTGGTGTTCCTGATCGCCCTGGTGATCATGGGCGTGCTCATGGCGCGGAAGGTGAAGGGCGCGCTGCTGATCGGGATCGTGGCGGCGACGGCGGTCGCCATCATCATCGAGGCGATCTTCCACCTCGGCTCCTCCGCGAAGAACCCGGACGGCTGGAACCTCTCGGTCCCCGCCCTGCCCACGTCGTTCGTCTCGGTGCCGAACCTCAGCCTGGTCGGGCAGTTCGACCTGTTCGGCTCGTTCGCCCGGATCGGCGGACTCGCCGCGATCATGCTCGTCTTCACGCTCGTCTTCACGAACTTCTTCGACGCGATGGGGTCGATGACCGGCCTCGCGCGCAGCGCCGGGCTCGCCAACGAGGACGGCACGTTCCCGCGCCTGCAGTCCGCGCTGATCGTGGAGGGTGTCGGCGCAGTCGTCGGCGGTGGCACGTCGGCCTCGTCCAACACCGTGTTCGTCGAGTCGGCTTCCGGCATCGGGGAGGGCGCAAAGACCGGCTTCGCCAGCGTCATCACCGGTGTGCTGTTCCTGCTGGCCATGTTCTTCACGCCGCTGACCAGCGTCGTCCCGAGCGAAGTGGCAGCCGCGGCGCTCGTGATCGTGGGTGCGCTCATGGTCGTGCAGATCCGCCACATCGACTTCCACGAGTTCTCCAGCACGCTTCCGGTGTTCCTGACGATCATCGTGATGCCGCTCACGTACTCGATCGCCAACGGCATCGGCGTCGGCTTCATCTCCTGGGTGCTCGTCCGGTCGCTCTCCGGCAAGGCGCGCGAGATCAGCCCGCTGCTCTGGATCGTCGCGGCCGGCTTCCTGGTGTACTTCGCGCGCGGCCCGATCGAGACGCTCCTGCCGCACTGA
- a CDS encoding uracil-xanthine permease family protein, translating into MALPWKLHGDGKKVGAREVVLPGERLTWPRTIGLGAQHVVAMFGATFLVPLLTGFPPSTTLLFSGVGTMLFLLITRNKLPSYLGSSFAFIVPIVAATKAHGMPSALFGIVVTGLLLAVVGLIVVATGTKWIDGLMPPIVAGAIVALIGFNLAPAAKNNFMAAPVTALVTLAAVILCTVLFKGMLGRLSIFLGVVVGYVFAVFAGQVDFSKVDKAAWIGLPQFTLPANPFTDAASTWGILPAFLPVVLVLVAENVGHIRGVAQLTDPAVNKLTGRALFADGLATTIAGFFGGSGTTTYGENIGVMAATRVYSTAAYWVAGIVAVLLGLSPKVGAVINTIPAGVLGGVTTALYGLIGVIGVKIWLDNKVDFNKPVNQFTAATALIIGIGDFTLNFGQLTFNGIALGAIAAIVVYHVMNSIARVRGTA; encoded by the coding sequence ATGGCTCTGCCCTGGAAGCTGCACGGAGACGGCAAGAAGGTGGGGGCCCGCGAGGTCGTGCTCCCCGGCGAGCGGCTGACCTGGCCGCGCACCATCGGGCTGGGCGCCCAGCACGTCGTGGCGATGTTCGGCGCGACGTTCCTGGTGCCGCTGCTGACCGGCTTCCCGCCGAGCACGACGCTGCTTTTCTCGGGCGTCGGGACGATGCTGTTCCTGCTGATCACCCGCAACAAGCTGCCCAGCTACCTCGGCTCCTCGTTCGCGTTCATCGTCCCGATCGTCGCGGCGACCAAGGCGCACGGGATGCCGTCGGCGCTGTTCGGGATCGTCGTCACCGGCCTCCTGCTCGCCGTCGTCGGCCTGATCGTCGTCGCCACCGGCACCAAGTGGATCGACGGCCTGATGCCGCCCATCGTGGCCGGCGCGATCGTGGCGCTGATCGGCTTCAACCTCGCGCCGGCGGCCAAGAACAACTTCATGGCGGCGCCCGTCACCGCGCTGGTGACGCTCGCCGCGGTCATCCTCTGCACCGTGCTGTTCAAGGGGATGCTCGGCCGGCTCTCGATCTTCCTCGGCGTCGTCGTCGGCTACGTGTTCGCCGTGTTCGCCGGCCAGGTCGACTTCAGCAAGGTCGACAAGGCGGCGTGGATCGGCCTCCCGCAGTTCACGCTCCCGGCCAACCCGTTCACCGACGCGGCGTCGACCTGGGGCATCCTGCCCGCGTTCCTCCCCGTCGTCCTCGTGCTGGTCGCCGAGAACGTCGGCCACATCCGCGGCGTCGCGCAGCTCACCGACCCCGCGGTCAACAAGCTCACCGGTCGCGCCCTGTTCGCGGACGGCCTGGCCACGACCATCGCCGGCTTCTTCGGCGGCTCGGGAACGACCACCTACGGCGAGAACATCGGCGTCATGGCCGCGACGCGCGTCTACTCGACGGCTGCGTACTGGGTGGCCGGCATCGTCGCCGTGCTGCTGGGCCTCTCCCCCAAGGTCGGCGCCGTCATCAACACCATCCCGGCCGGCGTGCTGGGCGGCGTGACGACCGCGCTCTACGGGTTGATCGGCGTGATCGGCGTGAAGATCTGGCTGGACAACAAGGTCGACTTCAACAAGCCGGTCAACCAGTTCACCGCGGCGACGGCGCTCATCATCGGCATCGGCGACTTCACGCTGAACTTCGGCCAGCTGACCTTCAACGGGATCGCGCTCGGCGCCATCGCGGCGATCGTGGTGTACCACGTGATGAACTCGATCGCCCGCGTCCGCGGCACCGCCTGA
- a CDS encoding alpha/beta hydrolase, whose product MASRWAGSRWADWSPVGFDTDPTPGDPELVEALAGHLRKWSGRLERQSATSRQVLKTNLGAASWSGLAAEVFSDRLRALTAAALKAAEQHNEGAVAATRWSLALEYTQREAGEALQDAEEAVADLEAAEASVAALGVEQAALLSALRALEKAYNSSEKPPPGSAAPAAVDVSSARRREQEASDDLARARRTVVDAQERLDDAKRRAGRAKQEYDAAERAFADALDSALHGALPRAPKPELKAFASVVGKLSHISVSASVNASLMDTLERLTPEELAVLLAEEPELLQEFWKHPPSPDKVAKWWSGLGDAAREAFQAAAPGVLGNLAGLPYGVRHRCNMTVYSAVKDLPGRTPEQQKVLDALKQVLSDPLASLVSFNLDAPVPMVAVGYGDLDTADTVTWAAPGMNSDAAEATQSWSRAARNLYYEQVELDYSRTHAVVGWLGYDTPDLASVNNPALAQDGSWRFANELDGTHATRTAHSAAQFPYVSVVAHSYGTTMAADALTRVKHDVDSFTMLGSAGIDTHVVASLTDLHVKHPGGQPAIFTTAAEQDLLAPFGSALGGRAEPNPEALRSEGTGWATIVIGLNVPQSMGGAQSFSSEGAVLPSGEVLKQTKGHSTLGAHTDGWNPLNGIAPEGFGYLDKDTEALRNTGYTTIGQSESVVGGLKPTR is encoded by the coding sequence ATGGCTTCTAGGTGGGCGGGTTCGAGGTGGGCGGACTGGTCGCCGGTCGGGTTCGACACCGACCCGACTCCCGGTGATCCGGAGCTGGTGGAGGCGCTGGCCGGCCACTTGCGGAAGTGGTCCGGCCGGCTGGAGCGGCAGTCGGCGACCTCGAGGCAGGTGCTGAAGACCAACCTCGGGGCGGCATCGTGGTCGGGCCTGGCCGCCGAGGTGTTCTCCGATCGGCTGCGTGCGCTGACGGCCGCGGCGCTGAAGGCGGCCGAACAGCACAACGAGGGGGCCGTGGCGGCGACCAGGTGGTCGCTGGCGCTGGAGTACACGCAGCGCGAGGCGGGCGAAGCGCTGCAGGACGCCGAGGAGGCTGTGGCGGACCTGGAGGCGGCCGAGGCGTCGGTGGCCGCCCTGGGCGTCGAACAGGCGGCGCTGCTGTCGGCGTTGCGCGCGCTGGAGAAGGCGTACAACTCGAGCGAGAAGCCGCCGCCGGGTTCCGCGGCGCCGGCGGCGGTGGACGTGTCGAGTGCCCGCCGCCGGGAGCAGGAAGCGAGCGACGACCTGGCCAGAGCGCGCCGCACGGTCGTCGACGCGCAGGAGCGGCTGGACGACGCGAAGCGGAGAGCCGGGCGGGCGAAGCAGGAGTACGACGCGGCCGAGAGAGCGTTCGCCGACGCGCTGGACAGCGCACTCCACGGCGCCCTTCCGCGCGCCCCGAAGCCGGAGCTGAAGGCGTTCGCGTCGGTGGTCGGGAAGCTCTCCCACATCTCTGTCTCCGCGAGTGTGAACGCGTCGCTGATGGACACGCTGGAGCGGTTGACGCCCGAGGAACTGGCGGTGCTCCTGGCGGAGGAGCCGGAGCTGCTGCAGGAGTTCTGGAAGCATCCGCCGTCGCCGGACAAGGTGGCGAAGTGGTGGTCGGGGCTCGGGGACGCTGCGAGGGAGGCGTTTCAGGCGGCGGCGCCTGGGGTTCTGGGGAACCTGGCGGGGCTGCCGTACGGCGTGAGGCATCGGTGCAACATGACCGTGTATTCGGCTGTCAAGGACCTTCCAGGCCGCACTCCGGAGCAGCAGAAGGTTCTTGACGCGCTCAAGCAGGTGCTTTCCGACCCGCTGGCGTCGTTGGTGTCTTTCAATCTGGACGCGCCGGTGCCGATGGTCGCGGTCGGGTACGGCGATCTGGACACGGCGGACACGGTGACCTGGGCGGCGCCCGGAATGAACTCCGACGCGGCGGAGGCCACCCAGAGCTGGTCGCGCGCCGCAAGGAACCTGTACTACGAGCAGGTCGAGCTTGATTACAGTCGGACACATGCCGTGGTCGGCTGGCTGGGGTATGACACTCCGGACTTGGCGAGTGTGAACAATCCGGCGTTGGCGCAGGACGGGTCGTGGCGGTTCGCGAATGAGTTGGACGGAACCCACGCCACCCGCACAGCGCATTCAGCGGCACAATTCCCGTACGTGTCGGTGGTGGCTCACTCGTACGGGACGACAATGGCCGCTGATGCGTTGACTCGGGTGAAACACGACGTGGACTCCTTCACCATGCTCGGGTCGGCGGGGATCGACACCCACGTCGTGGCATCGCTGACGGATCTGCACGTGAAGCACCCGGGCGGGCAGCCGGCGATCTTCACCACGGCGGCCGAGCAGGACCTCCTCGCACCATTCGGCTCGGCGCTCGGCGGGCGCGCCGAACCGAACCCCGAAGCGCTCCGCTCAGAGGGGACGGGGTGGGCGACGATCGTCATCGGGTTGAACGTGCCGCAGTCGATGGGCGGCGCGCAGTCGTTCTCCTCCGAGGGAGCAGTCCTCCCGAGCGGTGAGGTCTTGAAACAGACCAAGGGTCACAGCACGCTGGGAGCGCACACGGACGGGTGGAACCCGCTCAACGGGATCGCCCCCGAAGGCTTCGGTTACCTTGATAAAGACACGGAGGCCCTACGAAACACGGGTTACACGACGATCGGTCAGTCGGAGAGCGTCGTCGGCGGCCTGAAGCCCACCCGATGA
- a CDS encoding peptidase — translation MSAVLQFLTVFAASLIGACVVVGFYALGTRLLAVAGRALFVEPAEFTDAITVITPEEAAKAQKKAEKARRKSPLSEGRKRAALAAAYACFVLCGVAVLYGLYLIIPYFHG, via the coding sequence ATGAGCGCCGTCCTGCAGTTCCTCACGGTCTTCGCCGCGTCGCTCATCGGCGCGTGCGTGGTCGTCGGCTTCTACGCCCTCGGCACGCGCCTGCTCGCCGTCGCCGGACGCGCACTCTTCGTGGAGCCGGCCGAGTTCACCGACGCGATCACGGTGATCACGCCGGAGGAGGCGGCCAAGGCCCAGAAGAAGGCCGAGAAGGCCCGCCGCAAGAGCCCGCTCAGCGAGGGCAGGAAGCGCGCTGCGCTGGCCGCGGCTTATGCGTGTTTCGTGCTCTGCGGGGTGGCGGTGCTGTATGGGTTGTATTTGATCATTCCGTATTTCCACGGGTGA
- a CDS encoding inorganic phosphate transporter yields MDLTLIIVLVIALALFFDFTNGFHDTANAMATPIATGAMRPKIAVALAAVLNLVGAFLSTEVAKTISGGIINEGSGGVLISPQLIFAGLVGAIVWNMVTWLYGLPSSSSHALFGGLIGAAIVGAGFASVNFPTVVQKVVLPAVIAPFTAGVVAWAATKLAYWITRRYDGRPDGRGGFRYGQIFSSSLVALSHGTNDAQKTMGVITLLLISANLLPAGSGPPLWVVVACALAIAIGTYSGGWRIIRTLGRGLTEVKPAQGFAAETSTAATILASSHLGFALSTTQVASGSVIGSGLGRRGASVRWGTAGRIAIGWVLTLPAAGVVGAVAALIGLLGPIGILIDTVVAVVVIAFIFWRSRRNQVSSANAVEPAPVQGQSDVAASGRVVKIKKVKPLKKERSGRNPA; encoded by the coding sequence GTGGATCTCACCCTCATCATCGTGCTGGTCATCGCGCTGGCCCTCTTCTTCGATTTCACCAACGGGTTCCATGACACGGCGAACGCGATGGCGACGCCGATCGCGACCGGCGCCATGCGGCCCAAGATCGCGGTGGCGCTCGCCGCTGTCCTGAACCTGGTCGGCGCCTTCCTGTCGACGGAGGTCGCCAAGACCATCTCGGGCGGCATCATCAACGAGGGGTCGGGCGGCGTCCTGATCTCGCCGCAGCTGATCTTCGCCGGGCTCGTCGGCGCCATCGTCTGGAACATGGTGACGTGGCTCTACGGCCTCCCGTCCTCGTCCAGCCATGCCCTGTTCGGCGGGCTGATCGGCGCGGCGATCGTCGGGGCCGGGTTCGCGTCCGTGAACTTCCCGACCGTCGTGCAGAAGGTCGTCCTCCCCGCGGTGATCGCGCCGTTCACCGCGGGCGTGGTGGCGTGGGCGGCGACCAAGCTCGCGTACTGGATCACCCGGCGCTACGACGGCCGTCCCGACGGCCGCGGCGGCTTCCGCTACGGCCAGATCTTCTCGTCCTCGCTCGTCGCCCTCTCGCACGGCACCAACGACGCGCAGAAGACCATGGGCGTCATCACCCTGCTGCTGATCTCCGCCAACCTCCTTCCGGCGGGAAGCGGGCCGCCGCTCTGGGTCGTCGTCGCGTGCGCGCTCGCCATCGCGATCGGCACCTACTCGGGCGGCTGGCGCATCATCCGCACGCTCGGCCGCGGCCTGACCGAGGTGAAGCCCGCGCAGGGCTTCGCGGCGGAGACGAGCACGGCCGCGACCATCCTGGCCTCCAGCCACCTCGGCTTCGCGCTGTCGACCACGCAGGTCGCCTCCGGCTCGGTGATCGGCTCCGGCCTCGGCCGCCGCGGCGCCTCGGTGCGCTGGGGCACCGCCGGCCGGATCGCCATCGGCTGGGTGCTGACGCTTCCCGCCGCGGGCGTGGTCGGCGCCGTCGCGGCCCTGATCGGCCTGCTCGGCCCGATCGGCATCCTGATCGACACCGTGGTCGCGGTCGTCGTGATCGCATTCATCTTCTGGCGCTCCCGCCGCAACCAGGTCTCCAGCGCCAACGCTGTCGAGCCGGCTCCGGTCCAGGGCCAGAGCGACGTCGCCGCATCCGGCCGCGTGGTGAAGATCAAGAAGGTCAAGCCGCTCAAGAAGGAGCGTTCGGGAAGGAACCCCGCATGA